The DNA segment GGGCGTTGTCTTCGATGGCTTGGGCAATTTGGCGATCGAACTGCTCCGCGATGAAGCCGTTGATCAATTTCTTGGTTAGAATCACCGACGAAGGGCTGTTCTCCAGCAGCAGGTTCGCGATCTCCATTGCCCGCGGCAGCAACTTGTCTGGAGGCACGAGTTCGTTAATCAGGCCGTGGCGATAGGCTTCTGCCGCATCGAAGAGTCTTCCGGTGAGCAGCCAATCACGGGCAATCTTGTGACCCACCTGCATGACCAGGAACGAGGAAACGATGGCAGGCACGAACCCGATGCGCACTTCCGTGTATCCGAACTTGGCTTCCGGGACCGCCAAGGTAAAGTCGCACATGGTGGCAAGGCCTGTGCCGCCAGCAATGGCGGCTCCGTTCACGGCGGCAATGGTGGGGAGCGGAAAATCGTAGATGCGGCGGAAGAGCCCTGCCATCTTGGCTGAGTCCTTCACGTTTTCCGCGTGCGTCTTGCCCACAAGACCTTGCAGTCCTTCCAGGTCGAGTCCGGCGCAGAAAGCTTTACCGGCCCCGGTAAGGATCAGCACTCGCGCTTCTGAGCGCTCGATCTCGTCCAGCGCGCGCATCAGGTCATCAATTAACTCGAAGCTGATGGCGTTGCGTTTTTCCGGACGGTTGAATGTTACCAGGGCAATCTGGTTTTCGTGGCGAAGCGTGATAGTGGCGAAGGACATGCTTCTCGATTTCTTATGATGATCTGTGATGATCCGTCTCACCCGTGACTATTGCTTCCGAATTTTCTAGCGATATCTGCTGACATCGCGACCACGTTGTCCAGAGGCTTGCGGATCGGTACGGGCGCACCCACCTGTTTTAGCGCCTCCAACACGCGCTCCGTCGGGATGTTGCCGACCAACTCATCCTGCGCAAAGGGACATCCGCCGAGACCACCGATGACAGAATCGAAGCGGCGGCAACCTGCATTGTACGCGGCCAGAATTTTGCTCTCCGCTTGATCGGCGCGGCTGTGGAGGTGAACGCCGAGGTCGAGATAGGAATACTTCTCCATGACCGCTGAGACAAGTTCGCCGATCAGCAACGGCGTTGCCAGGCCTACAGTGTCAGCGAGCGATATCTGCTGAATTTCCATGCTCTCGAGCAGACTGACGGCCTCCACGACCTCGTCGACGTTCCACAGATCGCCGTAAGGATTTCCGAGGGCCATAGAAATGTACACCACAACGTCCAGCCCAGCCTGGTCAGCACGTTTCTCGATCTTCTCGAGCTCCTCGAGCGCATCCTCCAGCGACTGCTTCTGATTGTTCTCGAGGAATGTGGGCGAAACCGAGTAAGGGAAACCCAGCGTGCGCACGGCTTCGGTTGCCACCGCGCGCTCGGCGCCCTTCTCATTTACCACGATTCCGATGATCTCGACGTCGTCGGGCGGATCGAGTTGCTTCAAAACCTGCTCGGAGTCGGCCATTTGCGGGATCGCCTTTGGGGAGACGAACGAAACGGCATCAATGTGCTTAAAGCCCGCACCGATCAGAGCGCGCAGGTATTGGACCTTCACCTCGGTAGGAATCTGACCCTTCAGGCCTTGCCAGGCGTCGCGGGGGCATTCGATTAGTTTCAAGCTTTCAGCCATCAGCAGTCAGCACTCGCCAGTACAATTCGCCGCGGATTAACACGCATGATCACAGATGTTGGATGATTTCAGCGCTGGTAGAGAGTCCAATTTAGGTCCAGCGGCCTTTCTAGCACCTGTGTCAACCGGCAGTCCTTGGCAGTTTTAAGTTTGCAGAACGCCCACACTGAACTTCGGCACCTCGGGATTCAGAGATGCCGCAGAGAGAGCGGCGATGATGGCGTCGCGCGTGTCCAGGGGATCGATAATGGCGTCGATCCAGAGCCGTGCTGCGCCGTAGCGCGGATCGGTCTGCTCGTCGTACGTTTGCTTGACGGATTCGAAGAGCTGCATTCTCTCCTCGGCGCTCAGTTTCTTGCCGCCGCGTTCCAGTTGCTTGATCTTGATCTCCACCAGCGTGCCGGCGGCAGAATCGCCGCTCATCACCGCGTAGCGCGCCGAGGGCCAGGCGAACAGGAAGCGCGGATCGTAAGCTTTTCCGCACATTGCATAATGCCCGGCGCCAAATGATCCGCCGACTATCAAGGCGATTTTCGGCACCACGGAATTGGAGACGGCGTTCACCATCTTCGCTCCTGCTTTAATGATGCCGCTCCACTCCGCGTCGCGTCCCACCATGAATCCGTTCACATCGTGGAGAAAAACCAGAGGCACGAGGTTCTGATTGCAGTCCATGATGAAGCGTGCCGCCTTTTCCGCCGATTCGGTGTACACCACGCGCCCGAACTCCACGCGCTTATGGCCCTGTTCATCGGTTTGCTGCTGATGCAGAGCCTGGTTGGCAACGACGCCCACCGCGTATCCCCCAATGCGGGCGAAGCCGCAGATCAGCGTCTTGCCATACTCGGCTTTGTACTCATCGAAGCGGCTGCTGTCCACAATGCGCGAGATAATCTCTTTCATGTCGTAGGGCCGCGCGGCATCGGACTCGAAAATTCCGTAGAGTTCCTCTGCGGCATACAGCGGAGCCTCGGGCTTGGCGCGGTCGAATGGCGCTCGCGGCCGCTCACCCATCTTGTCCACCAGCGACCGGATTCGCTGCAGGCAGGCTTCATCGTTGGGTTCGTGATAGTCGATGGTGCCACTGATGGCGGAATGCATCGATGCGCCGCCCAATTCTTCGGCTGAGACCTTCTGCCCGATCGCCGCCTGCACCAGCGCCGGCCCGGCCAGGAAGAGGCCGCTGCCATCGGTCATCAGGACGTGATCGCACATGATGGGGAGATAGCCGCCGCCAGCTACGCACATACCCATGATGGCGGCGATTTGCGGAATCCCTTTCGCCGACATGACCGCATTGTTGCGGAAAACGCGGCCGAAATCGTCGGTGTCAGGAAAAACATCTTCTTGCAGCGGCAGAAACACTCCGGCGGAATCCACCAGGTAGACCGTTGGAATGTGATTGTCGATGGCGATGTTTTGCGCACGAATGACCTTCTTGGCGGTCATGGGAAAGAAGGCACCGGCCTTCACGGTGGCATCGTTGACGATGAGCATGAAGGTGCGGCCGTGGATTCTGCCCAGGCCGGTGATAACGCCAGCCGCCGGCGCTCCTCCCCATTCCTCGTACATGCCGTGCGCAGCGTAAATGCCGAGTTCGAACAGTTCCGTGCCGGGGTCGAGCAGCAGATTGATGCGCTCGCGCGCGGTCAGGCGTCCCTTGGCGTGCTGAACTTCAATGGCCTTGGGACCACCGCCTTCGCTGATGCGCGCTTCTTCGTTGCGCACCTGCGAGACCAGATCGGCCATCGCCCGCATGTTCTTCTCGAAGCGGGCGGAGGTGGCATCGATCCGGGTTTCGAGGACGTTGGTGGCTTCCGAGGAGATGGGTTTCATACGGCGCGCGCTGCTGTGAATCGCGAACCAACTACGGTATACCAGCGCTGCAGAACCGCGCAAACAAGACCGAAAGATTCCGGGTGCTTGAATTCACGCTAATCCAAGCAATGTTGGACAAGCGGGTATACTGGGAGGCGGATGCAATTCGTGGGACCCGCACAAGGACGCTGCCAATCGCCGCAAGCATGCCGTGGGCTTACGAGAAGCTGCAACAGTTTTTGGGGATCCTCTGGCGACAACATTCCCGGATGTAGATCATTCCATCTCCGAACAGCGCTTTCTCACGATTGGCACATCGGCAAGGCGGTATTCCCCCAAACTCCCTTGTGTTACAAAGGAGTCTCGCGAGAAACCGGGCATGCATAAATTCGTCTATCACAACGATCGCCTGATCCCCATGGAGCAGATCCGCCTCTCCCCAGGCCAGGCCGGCCTGCTAAACGGCTGGGGAGTGTTTACGACCATCCACGTCGCGGAGGGGCAGCCCTTCGCGTTCGAGCGTCACTGGGCCCGGCTCACTGGCGACGCTAAACGGATCGAGATGCCGGTGCCTTACACCCCGGAGAAGATCCGGCAAGCGATCAGCGAGTTGCTGCACACCAATCGGGTGAGCACGGCGGCGCTGCGGATTTATTTTGTGCTGAATCGCGCCGGGATCTGGTCGAGCGACGAACCGTTCCCGGTGGTGGATCTCATCATGTACTCCATCGATCTGCCGCAGCGCGTGGGGCCGACGCGACTAAGTGTGATGGCGCACGGCCGTCATGCGGCGCATCCGCTGGCGGGAACCAAGGTGACTTCGTGGCTGCAAAACGCGTGGACGCTGGAGCAGGCGCACCATCAGGGTTGCGATGACATGCTGCTGCTCAACGAGCGCGGCGAAGTTTCGGAATGCACCGCCGCCAATATT comes from the Terriglobales bacterium genome and includes:
- a CDS encoding acyl-CoA carboxylase subunit beta, which gives rise to MKPISSEATNVLETRIDATSARFEKNMRAMADLVSQVRNEEARISEGGGPKAIEVQHAKGRLTARERINLLLDPGTELFELGIYAAHGMYEEWGGAPAAGVITGLGRIHGRTFMLIVNDATVKAGAFFPMTAKKVIRAQNIAIDNHIPTVYLVDSAGVFLPLQEDVFPDTDDFGRVFRNNAVMSAKGIPQIAAIMGMCVAGGGYLPIMCDHVLMTDGSGLFLAGPALVQAAIGQKVSAEELGGASMHSAISGTIDYHEPNDEACLQRIRSLVDKMGERPRAPFDRAKPEAPLYAAEELYGIFESDAARPYDMKEIISRIVDSSRFDEYKAEYGKTLICGFARIGGYAVGVVANQALHQQQTDEQGHKRVEFGRVVYTESAEKAARFIMDCNQNLVPLVFLHDVNGFMVGRDAEWSGIIKAGAKMVNAVSNSVVPKIALIVGGSFGAGHYAMCGKAYDPRFLFAWPSARYAVMSGDSAAGTLVEIKIKQLERGGKKLSAEERMQLFESVKQTYDEQTDPRYGAARLWIDAIIDPLDTRDAIIAALSAASLNPEVPKFSVGVLQT
- a CDS encoding enoyl-CoA hydratase-related protein; translated protein: MSFATITLRHENQIALVTFNRPEKRNAISFELIDDLMRALDEIERSEARVLILTGAGKAFCAGLDLEGLQGLVGKTHAENVKDSAKMAGLFRRIYDFPLPTIAAVNGAAIAGGTGLATMCDFTLAVPEAKFGYTEVRIGFVPAIVSSFLVMQVGHKIARDWLLTGRLFDAAEAYRHGLINELVPPDKLLPRAMEIANLLLENSPSSVILTKKLINGFIAEQFDRQIAQAIEDNARIRTTQDFREGITAFLEKRKPQWQGE
- a CDS encoding hydroxymethylglutaryl-CoA lyase encodes the protein MAESLKLIECPRDAWQGLKGQIPTEVKVQYLRALIGAGFKHIDAVSFVSPKAIPQMADSEQVLKQLDPPDDVEIIGIVVNEKGAERAVATEAVRTLGFPYSVSPTFLENNQKQSLEDALEELEKIEKRADQAGLDVVVYISMALGNPYGDLWNVDEVVEAVSLLESMEIQQISLADTVGLATPLLIGELVSAVMEKYSYLDLGVHLHSRADQAESKILAAYNAGCRRFDSVIGGLGGCPFAQDELVGNIPTERVLEALKQVGAPVPIRKPLDNVVAMSADIARKFGSNSHG
- a CDS encoding aminotransferase class IV, yielding MHKFVYHNDRLIPMEQIRLSPGQAGLLNGWGVFTTIHVAEGQPFAFERHWARLTGDAKRIEMPVPYTPEKIRQAISELLHTNRVSTAALRIYFVLNRAGIWSSDEPFPVVDLIMYSIDLPQRVGPTRLSVMAHGRHAAHPLAGTKVTSWLQNAWTLEQAHHQGCDDMLLLNERGEVSECTAANIFAVHAGTVVTPPLNSGCLNGVTRQILFEEAPRIDLPVMERAFAIEELYKADEVCISSTTRHVQPVGQIGEHKYSQAPGPITERMERLFAEYFERYLAKSKVEV